A window of Chloroflexota bacterium contains these coding sequences:
- a CDS encoding SMR family transporter, producing the protein MTVLALLLVLGAALAHATWNLLLKRSGRPLIYTWNICVAGTIATLPVASYVLVGSSISLTGWGFFLGTAIIHAFYFTLLAQAYEHGDMSLVYPLARGMGVALTPIGAVLILGEHITLPQGLGIAGIVLGLLILQIPPDLSRQTLAAHFRPAAGLIFAVVTGVTIATYSLWDKVGVSHVPPLLYVTGAFLGPAISMSWMLRRRVGTLIAVWRAHPATMGAGAVLSPLAYSLALVALSIGQVSQVAPLREVGVVIGTILGIVILRESSPVPRIGGAVVIALGAIVLAFSSVTV; encoded by the coding sequence ATGACCGTCCTCGCGTTGCTGCTCGTGCTGGGAGCGGCCTTGGCGCATGCCACGTGGAATCTGCTCCTCAAGCGCAGCGGCAGGCCTCTGATCTACACCTGGAACATCTGTGTTGCCGGTACAATCGCCACATTGCCGGTTGCCTCTTACGTGCTCGTCGGGTCGTCGATTTCGCTCACCGGTTGGGGGTTCTTTCTGGGTACGGCGATCATTCACGCGTTCTACTTCACATTGCTTGCGCAAGCCTACGAACACGGTGACATGTCGCTCGTCTATCCCCTTGCCCGCGGCATGGGCGTGGCGCTCACCCCCATCGGCGCGGTGCTCATACTGGGCGAGCACATCACCCTGCCGCAAGGGCTTGGCATTGCCGGCATCGTGCTGGGACTCCTCATTCTTCAGATCCCACCTGATCTCTCTCGGCAGACCCTGGCCGCGCACTTCCGACCGGCGGCCGGCCTTATCTTTGCCGTAGTCACCGGCGTGACCATCGCCACGTACTCACTGTGGGACAAAGTGGGCGTCTCGCACGTGCCGCCGTTGCTGTACGTCACCGGCGCCTTCCTCGGTCCGGCAATATCAATGTCGTGGATGCTCCGCCGCCGCGTAGGCACGTTGATTGCGGTGTGGCGGGCGCATCCGGCCACCATGGGCGCCGGGGCGGTGCTCTCTCCGCTGGCCTACAGTCTCGCGCTGGTGGCGCTTTCAATTGGCCAGGTGAGTCAAGTGGCGCCATTGCGGGAAGTAGGGGTGGTTATCGGCACGATACTTGGCATCGTCATTCTGCGGGAATCGTCGCCGGTGCCGCGCATTGGGGGCGCAGTCGTAATCGCTTTGGGGGCTATCGTTCTGGCATTCAGCAGTGTGACGGTCTAG
- a CDS encoding MurT ligase domain-containing protein → MDDRRYSFSPLRRTIAILIAKIAGVFSRRLQRGGGTALPGLVAEHLAPDLLGVLLSQVPAGTVFVTGTNGKTTTAALLRNILAVGGRSVLHNATGSNLTRGVLSLLLEHTGWHGRLSLAPDSIAVLELDEAAIVQALRQHRPACIVVTNLFRDQLDRYGEVQTIAAGLRSAFAQLDSATALLLNGDDPLVASLGESYVGPVGYFGLDDPDVARDDIELAADSHYCPHDAEPLQYAAAYYGHLGEFACPACGWRQPHRDVRATRVALHGFAGVDLTIAVPESELRIHLRVPGLYNVYNALAATAAAWYLEAPEHAVSEGLSATISAFGRAEVVESDGRTVWLLLIKNPIGANQVLRLLAAEDRPLHVLAILQDRAADGHDVSWIWDVDFECLANATVTTGGRRAEDMAVRLKYAGSGNITARGNIAHAFDYAADATPVEGTLFILATYTGMLELRKVWAERGLVRHFWEESLA, encoded by the coding sequence GTGGATGACCGACGGTACTCTTTCTCCCCATTGCGTCGGACCATCGCGATTCTGATAGCCAAGATTGCAGGCGTGTTTTCGCGCCGCCTGCAGCGGGGCGGGGGCACGGCGCTCCCGGGACTGGTGGCGGAGCACCTTGCACCGGACTTACTTGGAGTCTTGCTGAGCCAAGTGCCGGCGGGCACCGTCTTCGTCACCGGCACAAATGGCAAGACGACAACTGCCGCGTTGCTGCGCAACATTCTTGCCGTTGGCGGTCGCTCCGTTCTGCACAACGCTACAGGGTCTAACCTGACACGCGGCGTCTTGAGCCTGTTACTCGAACACACCGGTTGGCACGGCAGGCTGAGTCTTGCGCCGGACAGCATTGCCGTCTTGGAATTGGACGAGGCGGCAATTGTACAAGCGCTCCGCCAGCATCGGCCTGCCTGCATTGTCGTGACAAATCTCTTTCGCGATCAGCTCGACCGCTACGGCGAGGTGCAGACAATTGCCGCAGGCCTACGCTCCGCATTCGCGCAGTTGGATTCTGCCACGGCGTTGCTTTTGAATGGGGATGATCCGTTAGTTGCCAGCTTGGGTGAATCCTACGTTGGTCCGGTGGGCTATTTTGGCCTTGATGATCCTGACGTGGCGCGGGATGATATTGAATTGGCTGCTGACTCACATTACTGCCCGCATGACGCAGAGCCATTGCAGTATGCCGCTGCTTACTACGGACACCTTGGGGAGTTTGCCTGCCCTGCGTGCGGCTGGCGGCAACCTCATCGCGATGTGCGGGCGACAAGAGTTGCTTTGCATGGCTTTGCCGGTGTGGACCTCACCATCGCTGTGCCGGAATCGGAGCTGAGGATACATCTGCGTGTGCCGGGACTCTACAACGTCTACAATGCGCTCGCCGCCACTGCGGCGGCCTGGTACCTTGAGGCGCCTGAACATGCGGTTTCCGAGGGTCTCAGCGCGACAATCTCCGCCTTTGGGCGCGCTGAGGTTGTAGAGTCAGATGGGCGGACAGTGTGGCTGCTTCTTATAAAGAATCCTATCGGAGCAAATCAAGTATTGCGGCTACTTGCCGCCGAGGACAGGCCGTTGCACGTGCTTGCAATTCTCCAAGATCGCGCGGCTGACGGGCATGATGTCTCATGGATTTGGGACGTTGATTTTGAGTGCTTGGCAAACGCCACGGTTACAACCGGCGGCCGCCGCGCGGAGGACATGGCGGTGCGCTTGAAGTACGCTGGGAGCGGCAACATTACTGCGAGGGGCAACATCGCGCATGCGTTCGACTATGCCGCTGACGCCACTCCTGTGGAAGGGACGCTCTTCATCCTTGCGACATATACCGGAATGCTTGAATTGCGCAAGGTCTGGGCTGAGCGAGGGCTTGTTCGCCACTTCTGGGAGGAATCCCTTGCGTAA
- a CDS encoding PIG-L family deacetylase, producing the protein MAWLVVRRLMCLPLLVVLVGCVADTYTQRMGRLYDSVRSQPQIQPPADFVSAAPAVIDTAPIAKADMVVFAARPGDAVVSAYATIRLAVSQGKRVVIVYVTNGDAQTEAAQALAELPATATPTPEQYLQAAAVLQDVALHAAENALGMKRDDAVFLSYPDGALHELTDDAPDDVVRSPFTEKDGLFDAGITPYRIARSGQGVPYSFNAILHDLNDILVELNPAEIYLPSPASADETVAAAGRLIARSLREVAPREAQVFAYAQALDEEQPPLDRRVPVTDPAAKQRALDRDATRIGTAGWPAAPDAMLEEEQFWAFDSSAER; encoded by the coding sequence ATGGCATGGCTTGTGGTGCGCCGGCTCATGTGCTTGCCGCTCTTAGTGGTGCTCGTTGGCTGTGTTGCGGACACGTATACCCAGCGCATGGGTCGGCTCTATGACTCTGTCCGTTCACAGCCACAGATTCAACCCCCTGCTGATTTCGTGTCTGCCGCGCCCGCGGTCATTGACACCGCCCCAATCGCCAAGGCAGACATGGTAGTTTTCGCCGCGCGTCCCGGAGATGCGGTAGTGTCGGCATACGCGACGATCAGACTGGCAGTATCACAAGGCAAGCGCGTCGTCATCGTTTACGTCACCAACGGTGATGCCCAGACCGAAGCAGCGCAAGCTCTTGCTGAACTCCCTGCTACCGCTACCCCGACGCCGGAACAGTATCTGCAGGCAGCGGCTGTCCTGCAAGACGTGGCGCTCCACGCAGCGGAGAATGCGCTTGGCATGAAACGGGATGATGCAGTCTTTCTCTCGTACCCGGATGGCGCGTTGCATGAATTGACAGATGATGCGCCGGATGACGTGGTTCGTTCGCCGTTTACCGAGAAGGACGGTCTCTTCGATGCCGGCATCACACCGTATCGCATTGCGCGTTCGGGGCAGGGTGTACCCTATTCCTTCAACGCGATCCTCCACGACCTGAACGACATACTTGTTGAACTGAACCCCGCAGAGATATACTTGCCTTCACCTGCCAGCGCGGACGAAACGGTGGCGGCAGCCGGGCGGCTGATTGCGCGGTCGCTGCGGGAAGTCGCGCCTCGGGAGGCGCAGGTGTTCGCATACGCGCAGGCATTGGATGAGGAGCAACCGCCTCTCGACCGGCGGGTGCCCGTGACCGACCCGGCAGCAAAGCAGCGCGCACTCGACAGGGATGCGACACGGATAGGCACAGCAGGCTGGCCGGCAGCACCTGACGCAATGCTCGAAGAAGAACAGTTTTGGGCGTTCGACTCTTCCGCTGAGCGTTGA
- a CDS encoding Gfo/Idh/MocA family oxidoreductase has product MITPVSRVRTCIIGAGATARKHIVGWQAVKDSHVVAVVDMDEARAYGLAQEYGIDTVSTDYSTVIARADINIVSLCTSSALNGPIALDAIENHKHVFCERNTTHVLGECDTLLATARRNRVAVGMSFPRRYALSFTRIREMMDEETLGRPVIYRVHCLMPAPSSTSGHRESRDSKVFLDLFADHYDLWAWLFRSDVVRVNARGFSWANLESDQRKRLSTAPDTGVALIEYSSGDIGVITASCSMQAGFKPFLAHEEELIGPQGVITNLQPKQFRHIDHRGKAQEFEFQPHDAYTAAIQDFASRMRRGEPPRVSGDDGRRALRAGLAVTESMESGETVEY; this is encoded by the coding sequence ATGATTACCCCCGTTAGTCGCGTACGCACGTGCATCATTGGCGCCGGCGCCACAGCCCGGAAGCATATTGTCGGCTGGCAGGCAGTGAAAGATTCTCACGTTGTTGCTGTGGTTGACATGGACGAGGCGCGCGCGTACGGCTTAGCCCAAGAGTACGGGATCGACACTGTCAGTACAGACTACTCCACAGTTATTGCACGGGCCGACATAAACATCGTTTCACTGTGCACGTCGTCGGCACTGAATGGACCCATCGCTCTCGACGCCATAGAGAACCACAAACATGTCTTCTGCGAGCGCAACACCACCCACGTCTTGGGCGAGTGCGACACGCTCTTGGCAACCGCACGCCGCAACCGGGTCGCAGTCGGCATGAGCTTCCCTCGCCGCTATGCGCTCAGCTTTACGCGCATCCGCGAAATGATGGACGAGGAAACGCTCGGTAGGCCGGTCATTTATCGTGTGCATTGTCTCATGCCTGCCCCAAGCAGCACGTCTGGACATAGGGAATCGCGAGACTCAAAGGTCTTCCTCGATTTGTTTGCGGACCACTACGATCTCTGGGCATGGCTCTTCCGCAGCGACGTCGTCCGCGTGAATGCTCGCGGCTTCAGTTGGGCGAACCTTGAGTCGGACCAGCGCAAAAGGCTAAGCACCGCACCCGATACCGGTGTGGCGTTAATCGAATACAGCTCCGGCGACATTGGCGTCATTACCGCTTCTTGCAGTATGCAGGCGGGGTTCAAGCCTTTCCTGGCGCATGAGGAAGAGCTCATCGGGCCACAGGGTGTAATCACTAATCTCCAACCCAAACAATTCAGGCACATAGACCATCGAGGCAAGGCGCAAGAATTCGAATTCCAGCCCCATGATGCGTACACCGCAGCAATACAGGATTTCGCTAGCCGCATGCGTCGCGGGGAACCGCCTCGCGTCTCCGGCGATGATGGCAGACGCGCGCTCCGCGCGGGACTTGCCGTCACGGAGTCTATGGAATCGGGCGAAACGGTCGAGTACTGA
- a CDS encoding cyclic-di-AMP receptor — protein MKLVVAIVQDEDAGNLIDNLVQAGFGATRINTAGGFLRHGNATVLVGVEEEKVSEVLVVVRRNCTTRMQYVNPVPPAMEPGEFYMPYPVEVQVGGAVVFVLDVERFERF, from the coding sequence CGTCGTGGCGATTGTTCAAGACGAGGACGCGGGAAACCTTATAGACAACCTGGTGCAAGCCGGCTTTGGCGCGACGCGCATTAATACTGCCGGTGGCTTTTTGCGGCATGGCAACGCCACGGTGCTGGTGGGCGTGGAGGAAGAGAAAGTCAGCGAGGTACTGGTGGTAGTCCGCCGAAATTGCACGACCCGCATGCAGTATGTCAACCCCGTGCCGCCTGCAATGGAGCCGGGCGAGTTCTACATGCCCTATCCGGTTGAGGTGCAGGTGGGTGGAGCCGTCGTATTCGTGCTAGACGTTGAGCGGTTCGAGCGCTTTTAG
- a CDS encoding sugar phosphate isomerase/epimerase, with amino-acid sequence MTLPQPSMHGSILKPGYSFEDVLSLSQRFGFPGVDASFAEVRARAEQTSAAAVRDLFAEFETSPAYMGFIPAGLFSPEVEFMQALDQFSENCALAASVGCQRTGSYFPNRMSLPPDEARRILRDRVAILAERAEPHGIAIGLEFLGVRTFRLEEPHAFLNNVPDTIAMLRETGRPNVGLILDSFHYYTSGGDLSQIRSLRAEDIVHLHVNDAPHADVMTLEDTDRVLPGKGVIDLPGWFKAIAEIGFDGYVAIEIFDDEFRNQDWDVAVGAAKKALDAVLVQAEHSGD; translated from the coding sequence ATGACTTTGCCGCAACCGTCGATGCATGGGTCTATATTGAAACCGGGCTATTCATTTGAAGATGTCCTCTCGCTTTCGCAGCGGTTTGGGTTTCCAGGTGTAGACGCCTCGTTTGCTGAAGTGCGAGCGCGGGCCGAGCAGACCTCCGCTGCGGCAGTGCGCGACCTCTTCGCTGAATTTGAAACATCACCGGCCTACATGGGCTTCATTCCGGCAGGACTCTTCTCTCCGGAGGTTGAGTTCATGCAGGCGCTCGACCAGTTCTCGGAAAACTGCGCGTTGGCGGCGTCCGTAGGATGTCAGCGCACGGGATCATACTTTCCGAATCGCATGTCGCTGCCGCCTGACGAGGCCCGGCGCATTCTGAGAGATCGCGTTGCAATTCTGGCGGAACGAGCGGAACCCCACGGCATTGCTATCGGTCTGGAGTTTCTGGGCGTGCGCACGTTCCGGCTGGAGGAACCGCACGCTTTCCTCAACAACGTGCCGGATACTATAGCGATGCTCCGCGAGACCGGCCGGCCCAACGTCGGCTTGATCCTCGATTCGTTCCACTACTACACGAGCGGCGGCGATCTATCGCAGATCCGGTCTTTGCGCGCGGAGGACATTGTGCATCTGCACGTAAATGACGCGCCCCATGCCGACGTGATGACCCTGGAAGACACGGACCGCGTGCTGCCGGGCAAAGGCGTCATCGACTTGCCCGGCTGGTTCAAGGCCATCGCCGAGATCGGCTTCGACGGCTACGTCGCCATCGAGATCTTCGACGACGAGTTTCGCAACCAGGACTGGGACGTGGCGGTGGGCGCCGCCAAAAAGGCGCTTGACGCCGTTCTGGTCCAGGCAGAGCATTCCGGCGACTAG
- a CDS encoding glutamine amidotransferase: MKIVIGHLYPHLMNMYADRGNVICLERRCRWRGLDVELRNIGPGPLRHAAELDILLVGGGQDREQCLASQDLVETKGPVLREAIGDGLVALAVCGGYQLFGEYYRDHTGAELRGIEVLPAHTTHPGADSQRCIGNIVTTWNGQKLVGFENHGGRTYLHDPEAALATVVSGYGNNGADQTEGAQWKNAYGTYLHGSLLPKNPAFADHLILQALKRRYGVTSLPPLDDAVELAAHERALKIAGG; encoded by the coding sequence ATGAAGATTGTCATTGGGCATCTCTATCCGCATCTTATGAACATGTATGCAGATCGTGGCAACGTGATCTGCCTGGAACGTCGCTGCCGGTGGCGCGGTCTTGACGTGGAGCTGCGGAACATTGGTCCCGGGCCGCTACGCCATGCCGCAGAGCTCGACATTCTCCTGGTTGGCGGCGGGCAAGATCGGGAGCAGTGTCTGGCCTCACAGGACCTTGTGGAGACCAAGGGTCCAGTGTTGCGGGAGGCGATTGGCGACGGCCTTGTCGCCCTGGCGGTGTGTGGCGGCTATCAGCTTTTTGGCGAGTACTATCGCGACCACACCGGCGCAGAATTGCGCGGCATTGAGGTGCTGCCGGCGCACACGACCCACCCCGGCGCCGACAGCCAACGGTGCATTGGCAATATCGTCACAACGTGGAATGGGCAAAAACTCGTTGGCTTTGAGAATCACGGCGGACGCACGTATCTGCACGATCCGGAGGCCGCCCTCGCTACCGTCGTAAGTGGATACGGGAATAACGGCGCGGACCAGACTGAAGGCGCACAGTGGAAGAACGCGTACGGCACCTATCTCCACGGCTCGCTGCTCCCGAAGAATCCGGCCTTTGCCGACCATCTGATCCTGCAAGCCCTGAAACGGCGGTACGGCGTCACGTCGCTGCCTCCGCTCGATGACGCCGTAGAACTGGCTGCACACGAACGGGCTCTAAAGATCGCCGGTGGGTAG
- a CDS encoding extracellular solute-binding protein codes for MNDGIRSTSRRRILQGISGSLAALGLAACEYQSAPLGPPPVATEMVVPVPTKRPRLEPVEVELKIGPISDRNSEAFQESVRVFHSYYPGIRIRVEFPSGGASQREWIAVTFAAGSGIDVAQISGSHVEFTKYNFIRKLHEFAKADNSFNIEPYYSRIVDYYNTPGEGLWCLPWSYATETLYYNKRHFTEASIPTPDFNWTWDDVRDVARKLTKKAGSDIDTEVWGVEFRLSHLDYVLRSFGGGFPIGEPENSERIRAGNIAAMRFLSDLVKDDRVHPYPALGWSDGFALGKVSMAFLPEWASARLNAIEGLDYDVAPMPQGPAGSVTSFAVSGVAMGGYDCFHPDHSWEVLKWFAHADFGKWDVARAILFPEGMPTALIAANENCWTTHHQEPDNRRLFLQNTENAMVPFSDSPWWPHLSEAMLYSDLRRYVSSMLVGRASVEEGVERLEQSWKTVWPTIAEALSKDNASVGCRF; via the coding sequence ATGAACGATGGAATACGTAGCACAAGTCGACGCCGAATCTTGCAGGGCATCAGTGGGTCTCTCGCCGCGTTGGGTCTGGCAGCATGCGAGTATCAGTCTGCACCATTAGGACCACCCCCTGTAGCAACGGAGATGGTGGTGCCGGTCCCAACGAAACGACCCCGGCTTGAGCCGGTTGAAGTCGAATTGAAGATTGGCCCAATCTCCGACCGAAACTCTGAGGCATTCCAAGAGTCTGTGAGAGTCTTCCACAGCTACTATCCTGGCATTCGGATCAGGGTGGAGTTTCCAAGCGGAGGAGCGAGTCAGCGGGAATGGATAGCAGTCACTTTTGCCGCTGGGAGTGGAATTGACGTAGCGCAGATATCCGGGTCTCACGTTGAGTTTACAAAGTACAACTTCATTAGGAAACTGCACGAATTCGCTAAGGCAGACAATTCATTCAACATCGAGCCGTACTACTCGCGCATTGTCGATTATTACAACACCCCGGGCGAGGGGCTGTGGTGCCTGCCGTGGAGCTACGCTACCGAGACTCTGTACTATAACAAGCGGCACTTTACTGAGGCTAGTATCCCCACTCCTGATTTCAATTGGACCTGGGACGATGTCCGCGACGTGGCCCGCAAGCTAACCAAGAAGGCCGGCAGCGATATAGATACTGAAGTATGGGGTGTTGAATTTCGGTTGTCGCATCTTGATTACGTGCTGCGATCGTTCGGTGGAGGCTTCCCAATTGGGGAACCGGAGAATTCCGAAAGGATCCGCGCTGGAAACATCGCGGCTATGCGGTTCCTTTCTGATCTCGTAAAGGATGACCGTGTCCATCCATATCCTGCCCTGGGATGGAGCGATGGCTTTGCTCTTGGCAAGGTGTCAATGGCCTTCCTGCCGGAGTGGGCTAGTGCCAGGCTCAACGCGATTGAAGGGCTTGACTACGACGTGGCTCCCATGCCCCAGGGCCCGGCGGGAAGTGTGACCTCATTTGCGGTTAGCGGTGTCGCAATGGGAGGATATGACTGTTTTCACCCTGATCATTCCTGGGAAGTCTTAAAGTGGTTTGCGCACGCTGATTTCGGTAAATGGGATGTTGCCCGGGCAATCCTGTTTCCCGAGGGGATGCCGACCGCTCTCATCGCCGCGAATGAGAACTGCTGGACCACGCACCATCAAGAACCGGATAACCGGCGCCTCTTCCTTCAGAACACCGAAAACGCAATGGTGCCATTTTCAGACAGCCCGTGGTGGCCCCATCTCTCAGAGGCCATGCTGTATAGTGACTTACGACGGTATGTGAGTAGTATGCTTGTTGGCCGTGCATCAGTGGAGGAGGGGGTCGAAAGGCTGGAACAGAGTTGGAAGACTGTTTGGCCAACGATTGCCGAAGCCTTGTCAAAGGACAATGCCAGTGTAGGTTGCAGATTCTGA
- a CDS encoding M55 family metallopeptidase — protein MARVYLSVDMEGLAGVALREQISRHIGGRQYQQGRRLVMAEVNAAVAGAFDGGATDVIVHDNHGSSMNMIVEQLDPRAYVYMGNLPYPQHAVLEPDIDLYFCLGYHAAQGRLHAFRDHTVSSSRWSDVWLNNVAIGELGLSAACAGVYGIPVGLVVGDDKLCAEARTLLGPEVEVVPVKTGLGRHAARLLPSSDQHARIHKAAALAVRQGQTVPPLVFAPPYELCLQYTSPEYADAHACDGVRSVRRNGTTVCYRGDNLIELVGRM, from the coding sequence TTGGCGCGCGTATACTTGAGCGTTGACATGGAAGGGCTGGCCGGCGTTGCGCTGCGCGAGCAGATTTCCCGCCACATTGGGGGTCGGCAGTATCAACAGGGACGAAGATTGGTGATGGCGGAAGTCAACGCCGCCGTGGCGGGAGCATTTGACGGCGGCGCAACCGACGTCATCGTCCACGATAACCACGGCAGCAGTATGAACATGATCGTCGAGCAGCTTGACCCCCGCGCGTACGTCTACATGGGAAATCTGCCCTATCCCCAACATGCGGTCTTGGAACCGGACATTGACCTATACTTCTGCCTGGGTTACCACGCCGCACAGGGGAGGTTGCACGCTTTCCGGGACCATACCGTGAGTTCATCCCGCTGGAGCGACGTCTGGCTGAATAACGTTGCGATTGGTGAACTTGGGTTGAGCGCCGCGTGTGCCGGCGTCTACGGCATACCGGTAGGATTAGTGGTCGGTGACGACAAATTGTGCGCCGAGGCGCGCACTCTGCTCGGTCCTGAGGTTGAGGTAGTGCCGGTCAAGACCGGGCTGGGCAGGCACGCCGCCAGGCTCTTGCCTTCTTCCGATCAGCACGCCAGGATCCATAAAGCCGCAGCGCTGGCAGTGCGTCAAGGGCAAACTGTACCCCCTCTTGTCTTTGCCCCGCCGTACGAATTGTGCTTGCAGTACACCTCCCCGGAATATGCCGATGCTCACGCGTGCGATGGGGTGCGTAGCGTACGACGAAACGGTACTACGGTCTGCTATCGAGGCGATAACCTCATCGAGCTGGTAGGAAGAATGTAA
- a CDS encoding AAC(3) family N-acetyltransferase: MLLDGFRGLGLTDGDTVIVHSSLSRFGYVEGGADTVVDALLAAVGAEGTVAVPTSPVIWTGGSHFHYIKHNPILDLRVTPSKLGAITNALRIRPEARPSLSACHTLHAIGARRDWLLAGAETAVYPTGPGTPWHRNCTSGGKVLLIGIGQNSNTTIHTIEEAGGAPILSSEVFYPMVIDLEGRIVTVPTRAHLPNHPRAFEKMDAVCQEHGIMQVGKIGNATLRLIEAKPFLELGIAILEKDPLFLLAHNP, from the coding sequence ATGCTCTTAGATGGCTTTCGCGGTCTCGGCCTTACCGATGGCGACACGGTCATCGTCCATTCGTCCCTCTCTCGCTTTGGGTATGTCGAGGGCGGCGCTGACACTGTCGTGGACGCGCTGCTCGCCGCAGTTGGGGCTGAAGGGACGGTAGCAGTGCCTACCAGTCCAGTGATCTGGACGGGAGGATCGCACTTCCATTACATCAAACACAACCCCATACTCGACCTGCGGGTCACTCCTTCAAAGCTTGGCGCTATCACGAACGCACTCCGGATTAGGCCGGAGGCGCGGCCTTCGCTCTCGGCGTGCCACACGCTGCACGCGATTGGCGCGCGCCGGGACTGGCTGCTCGCCGGTGCGGAAACCGCTGTCTATCCCACCGGTCCCGGCACCCCGTGGCACAGGAATTGCACGAGCGGCGGCAAAGTCTTGCTCATCGGCATCGGCCAGAACAGCAACACCACAATCCATACCATCGAAGAAGCCGGCGGCGCCCCGATCTTGAGCAGTGAAGTCTTCTATCCCATGGTGATAGACCTGGAAGGGCGCATTGTCACCGTGCCCACGCGCGCCCACTTGCCAAACCATCCCCGCGCCTTCGAAAAGATGGATGCCGTCTGCCAAGAACACGGCATCATGCAGGTGGGGAAGATAGGCAACGCCACCCTCCGGCTTATCGAGGCCAAGCCGTTCCTCGAGCTCGGCATTGCCATTCTTGAAAAGGACCCGCTCTTCTTGCTAGCTCACAACCCGTAA
- a CDS encoding Fur family transcriptional regulator: protein MAAPRSQLATSNAKRLLRSSGRRFTRQREAILKIIRDQPGHLGADEVFQIARQRGHRVSLSTVYRTLDLLREQGLVEAANLQQDHRHFKAAGDGEHHHLVCVSCEEVIEFSSPHIDRLKEALQDEHRFTIRNVELEVGGLCSSCAASSTG, encoded by the coding sequence TTGGCAGCACCACGTTCGCAACTGGCAACTTCCAATGCAAAGCGGCTTCTCCGGTCGTCCGGCCGCCGCTTCACGCGGCAACGCGAAGCCATTCTGAAGATTATTCGCGACCAGCCCGGGCACCTGGGGGCAGATGAAGTCTTCCAGATTGCGCGTCAACGTGGGCATCGCGTCAGTCTTTCCACGGTGTACCGCACGCTCGATCTCTTGCGGGAGCAAGGCCTGGTCGAGGCTGCGAACTTACAGCAAGACCACCGCCACTTCAAAGCTGCCGGTGATGGGGAACATCACCACCTCGTCTGCGTTTCGTGCGAGGAAGTCATCGAGTTTAGCAGTCCGCACATTGACCGTCTCAAAGAAGCTCTGCAGGATGAGCACCGCTTCACAATCAGAAACGTGGAGCTTGAAGTCGGTGGGCTCTGTTCGAGTTGTGCGGCTTCTTCAACCGGGTAG